A genomic segment from Lignipirellula cremea encodes:
- a CDS encoding IS4 family transposase yields MAAKQKRKQKAQKSEQARAAEFDAVFAQLEEIVDLRQADELQPSHAQTIYTSGVVLWLLVWQRLRGGCSMAEAVKALIEQCPDIVPDNKRIEEATLSSSTAAYSRGRSRLSLETVMWLCNAVWRSLVDNAPPTFGGRRVFALDGTTISLGPEWELYDVFPPASNQYGESAWPMAYLVVAHEVESGAALPPEIGAMYGDQAVSETSLIHDHLQRIPADSVILVDTAYGITRVAYEFHTANQRFVVRMKKDRFRRLQKDAELIEQGEDWKTYRGQWTPSRRELRDNPQLPEDFSLPIRLHVFESVHGETIHLATDLTDELDVIADLYSQRWRVETDLSQIKVTLDIENILAKSPEMFRKELMASIVAYNLTIQFRKQAAEQANVPPRRLSFTGVWDVFRIFLLQKTFPDAGAWRTAYARALKYAAREKLPNRPGRSYSRESYKRRSKSSHFKKRSPPWNQPENEPK; encoded by the coding sequence ATGGCGGCCAAACAGAAACGTAAGCAGAAAGCACAGAAATCTGAGCAGGCGCGGGCGGCGGAGTTTGACGCCGTGTTTGCCCAGTTGGAAGAGATCGTGGATCTCCGCCAGGCCGATGAGTTGCAGCCCTCCCACGCCCAAACGATTTACACGTCTGGCGTCGTCCTGTGGCTGTTGGTCTGGCAGCGATTACGCGGCGGTTGCTCGATGGCCGAGGCGGTCAAGGCCTTGATCGAGCAGTGCCCGGACATCGTGCCCGACAATAAACGCATCGAAGAAGCGACCCTCTCTTCCAGCACCGCGGCGTACTCCCGGGGCCGGAGCCGTTTGTCGCTGGAGACCGTCATGTGGCTCTGCAACGCCGTCTGGCGGTCGCTGGTCGACAACGCTCCGCCCACCTTCGGCGGGCGACGCGTGTTCGCGCTGGACGGCACGACGATCTCGCTGGGACCGGAATGGGAACTGTACGACGTCTTCCCGCCCGCTTCCAATCAGTACGGAGAGTCGGCCTGGCCGATGGCCTATCTGGTCGTGGCTCATGAGGTCGAAAGTGGAGCGGCGTTGCCCCCGGAAATCGGTGCGATGTACGGCGACCAGGCGGTCTCGGAAACCAGCCTGATCCACGATCATTTACAACGCATCCCGGCCGATTCGGTGATTCTGGTCGACACAGCTTACGGCATTACGCGTGTCGCCTACGAGTTCCACACGGCCAATCAACGCTTCGTGGTGCGGATGAAGAAGGACCGCTTTCGCCGGCTGCAAAAGGACGCCGAGTTGATCGAACAAGGCGAGGACTGGAAAACGTATCGAGGACAATGGACGCCCAGTCGCCGCGAGCTGCGCGACAATCCTCAATTGCCGGAGGACTTCTCGCTGCCGATTCGGCTGCACGTGTTCGAAAGCGTCCACGGCGAAACAATCCATCTGGCGACCGACCTGACCGACGAATTGGACGTCATCGCCGATTTGTATAGTCAGCGGTGGCGTGTGGAAACAGATCTCTCACAGATCAAGGTGACGCTCGACATCGAGAACATCCTCGCCAAGAGTCCTGAGATGTTCCGCAAAGAACTGATGGCGTCGATCGTGGCCTATAACCTGACGATCCAGTTCCGCAAACAGGCGGCGGAACAGGCCAACGTACCGCCGCGGCGGCTCAGCTTCACCGGCGTGTGGGACGTGTTCCGCATCTTCCTGCTCCAAAAAACATTCCCCGACGCCGGCGCCTGGCGCACGGCTTACGCACGAGCGCTCAAGTACGCTGCGCGAGAGAAATTGCCGAACCGCCCCGGCCGGAGCTACTCCCGCGAAAGCTACAAACGCCGCTCCAAATCCTCGCATTTTAAAAAAAGATCTCCACCCTGGAACCAACCCGAAAACGAGCCAAAGTGA
- the hemA gene encoding glutamyl-tRNA reductase: MKLQVIGCSHHNSRVEVRERISFSPAQIRDALAQLRVRFPKSEAVLLSTCNRVELYTAAEDPLGCPSHQDIVDFIAEYHGVTAMEIFDDLFERTGEDAVRHLFTVAASLDSMVIGEAQILSQVKQAYDTATGDDATGPLTHSAFQAAIRVAKRVNTETALSRKRVSIPSVAVADYAKGVFERFDDKKVLVYGAGEMGEETLTYLVAEGARDITIVNRSLERAELLAAKFGGKSAPWEQRLPLLIEADLVISTTGATEPIITLADYHSIEAKRFQRTLLMLDLAVPRDLEPAIGDCVGVYLYSIDDLAAVCNKNRKSREKEWPKAERIIESETARFMADLNHRITAPTIRRLKTQAEEIKNQELARLLNKLAASDPKVHEEVKRAFDRLVNKLLHPPLEALRDEAQQGAPHGLIDAMKRLFGLADDRR, encoded by the coding sequence AGCTGCGCGTCCGCTTCCCCAAAAGCGAAGCCGTCCTGCTGTCGACGTGCAACCGCGTAGAACTGTACACCGCGGCTGAAGATCCGCTGGGCTGTCCTTCGCACCAGGACATCGTTGATTTTATCGCCGAGTACCATGGCGTCACCGCGATGGAGATCTTCGACGACCTGTTCGAACGCACCGGTGAAGACGCCGTGCGGCATCTGTTCACGGTCGCCGCCAGCCTCGACAGCATGGTCATTGGCGAGGCGCAGATCCTGTCGCAGGTCAAACAGGCCTACGATACAGCCACCGGCGACGACGCCACCGGCCCGCTGACCCACTCCGCATTCCAGGCGGCGATCCGCGTCGCCAAACGCGTCAACACCGAGACCGCCCTGAGTCGCAAACGGGTGAGCATCCCCAGTGTCGCCGTCGCCGATTACGCCAAAGGCGTGTTCGAACGCTTCGACGACAAAAAGGTGCTGGTCTATGGCGCCGGGGAAATGGGAGAAGAAACGCTGACCTACCTGGTCGCCGAAGGCGCCCGGGATATTACGATCGTCAATCGCAGCCTGGAACGGGCCGAACTGCTGGCGGCCAAGTTCGGCGGCAAGTCGGCGCCGTGGGAACAGCGTTTACCGCTGCTGATCGAGGCCGATCTGGTCATCAGCACGACCGGCGCCACCGAGCCCATTATCACCCTGGCCGATTACCATTCCATCGAGGCGAAACGATTCCAGCGCACGCTGCTGATGCTGGACCTGGCCGTGCCGCGGGACCTGGAGCCGGCGATCGGCGACTGCGTCGGCGTGTATCTGTATTCGATCGACGACCTGGCCGCCGTCTGCAACAAGAACCGGAAGTCGCGGGAAAAAGAGTGGCCCAAAGCCGAGCGGATCATCGAAAGCGAAACGGCCCGCTTCATGGCCGACCTCAACCACCGCATCACCGCCCCTACGATCCGCCGTCTGAAAACCCAGGCGGAAGAGATCAAGAATCAGGAGCTGGCCCGACTGCTCAACAAGCTGGCCGCCTCCGACCCCAAGGTGCACGAAGAGGTGAAACGCGCGTTCGACCGCCTGGTGAACAAACTGCTGCACCCGCCGCTGGAAGCCCTGCGCGATGAAGCCCAGCAAGGCGCGCCGCACGGGCTGATCGACGCGATGAAACGCCTCTTCGGCTTGGCGGATGATCGACGCTAG